In Bactrocera oleae isolate idBacOlea1 chromosome 5, idBacOlea1, whole genome shotgun sequence, a genomic segment contains:
- the Ranbp16 gene encoding ran-binding protein 16 isoform X1 gives MEIQQLEILCKQLYEATDSVIRSDAEKALVAFVSSQDALPKCQMLLERADSSYAQLLAATTLTKLIQGLNLEQRIDIRSYVLNYLANRPNLQHFVVQALVTLLAKITKYGWFDMYKSELIFQNLFEDVKKFLQGSVEHCTIGVQILSQLVLEMNSIIEVDVNLTFSKNRKIATSFRDQQLYDIFLLSCSLLVTARDNSKNLNFMDESQQALISHVLRLTKNCLSFDFIGSSTDESSDDMNSVQIPTSWRPAFLDSNTLKLFFDLYQILPNGLASYSLSCLVQMTSVRRSLFNNSERTKFLTHLVEGVKNILMNLHGLSDPDNYHEFCRLLARLKSNYQLGELIAVPCYPEAIQLIAKFTVQSLQMWQFAPNSVHYLLTLWQRMVASVPYVKSPEPHLLGTYTPEVTKAYIESRLDAVPVIVRDNMEDPLDDLCMVQQQLEQLSVIERCEYDKTCTLLVQHFDQKAREYENLLQTPNANPMDITVHELQLTWLVYIIGSAIVGRLTVNSNDDHDTMDAELVIRVLQLMSLTDARLPQAGCEKLELAILSFLEQVRKMHISDQTQKANVYKRLSEVCGLNDEQMLLSFINRKIITNLKFWGHSEQIITKTLMLLSDLSVHFNSVRKLAKLEEVQFMLTHHTSEHFPFLGTNSSLSEMRCRTMFYTSLGRLLMFDLGEDEERFYNFLTPLTNQFESLGTVLMDSNSFPNEEAKKAIIGLARDLRGLAQPLNARIPYTMLFEWLYYADYLPILIRAVELWAHDPAVTTPVLKLFAELVHCRTQRLQGNVSSPMGILLFREASKLICIYGNRILHLDVPRDQQYPMRLKGISICFLILKNALGGNYVNFGVFKLYGDDTLDNVLNIAAKLIMSIQQNDLLEYPKLSSAYYGLLNCLSQDHITFLAGLEPRAFVYILESLSKGLSALDSTIYISCCSILDSIVSYIFKQLQLKGTYGFWFQIRISKIYLFLLLVSTFPNKKLRNITPENVQFLEVVEMNSDLLQNMMSTLLNNVMAEDCRNQWSMSRPLLVLILLYEDYFRSLKDNIIRSQPLDKQQTMAQWFDDLMVGIERNVSSKNKEKFTQNLSSFRRDVVNLPKSSSYNTASNSISRKSKVVTNKEVHAKYFQIMLTKYILRRIIQFQYNNCWKENLLLTHLLSCIFWVNFDWITTYLYRFKIEYNKEKL, from the exons ATG gAAATACAACAATTAGAAATACTTTGTAAGCAGCTCTATGAGGCCACCGATTCAGTGATACGATCAGATGCTGAAAAGGCTTTAGTAGCTTTCGTGAGTAGTCAAGATGCGCTTCCCAAATGTCAAATGTTATTAGAACGTGCCGATTCTAGCTATGCACAGTTATTAGCTGCTACGACACTAACAAAATTAATACAAGGACTGAATTTGGAACAACGTATTGATATAAG AAGCTATGTATTGAATTATTTGGCTAATCGTCCCAATTTACAACATTTTGTGGTGCAAGCACTTGTTACACTTcttgcaaaaattacaaaatatggaTGGTTCGACATGTACAAGAGcgaattgatttttcaaaatcttttcgaagatgttaaaaaatttttacag GGCTCTGTAGAACATTGCACAATTGGCGTTCAGATTTTATCACAGCTCGTTCTAGAAATGAATTCAATAATTGAGGTTGACGTTAATTTGACTTTTtcgaaaaatagaaaaatcgcCACTTCGTTCCGCGATCAACAActttatgacatttttttacTATCCTGTTCATTATTGGTCACTGCTCGTGAtaacagtaaaaatttaaattttatggatGAATCCCAACAAGC ACTAATATCACACGTTTTGCGATTAACgaaaaactgtttaagctttGACTTTATTGGAAGTTCAACGGATGAGTCATCTGACGATATGAACAGTGTTCAAATACCAACATCTTGGCGACCAGCATTTTTGGATTCTAATACATTAAAGTTGTTTTTCGATCTCTATCAGATACTTCCTAATGGTTTAGCGAGCTATTCACTCTCTTGCCTCGTACAa atgACCTCAGTACGGCGATCCCTTTTTAATAATTCAGAAAGAACAAAATTTCTTACTCATTTAGTAGAAGgagtaaaaaatattcttatgaATCTACAT GGGCTTAGTGATCCCGATAACTATCATGAGTTTTGTCGGCTATTAGCTCGACTCAAGTCTAACTACCAATTAGGTGAACTTATAGCGGTTCCCTGTTATCCGGAAGCAATACAGTTAATTGCTAAATTTACAGTTCAATCGCTACAG ATGTGGCAGTTTGCACCCAACAGTGTACATTATCTGCTCACATTGTGGCAAAGAATGGTGGCATCTGTACCGTATGTTAAATCTCCTGAACCACATTTATTAGGAACCTATACTCCTGAGGTGACAAAGGCTTATATTGAGTCACGTCTAGATGCTGTTCCAGTTATTGTTCGTGATAATATGGAGGATCCTTTGGATGATTTGTGTATGGTTCAACAACAATTAGAGCAATTGTCTGTGATTGAACGTTGTGAATATGACAAAACTTGCACTCTACTTGTTCAGCATTTTGACCAAAAGGCTAGGGAGTATGAAAATTTGCTGCAGACGCCTAACGCCAATCCTATGGATATCACAGTTCATGAACTGCAATTGACATGGCTAGTTTATATAATTGGTTCAGCAATTGTTGGTCGCCTAACAGTTAATTCTAATGATGACCATGATACAATGGATGCGGAATTAGTGATAAGA GTTTTGCAATTAATGAGTTTAACGGACGCGCGTTTACCACAAGCAGGCTGTGAGAAACTCGAACTGGCCATTTTAAGTTTTTTGGAACAAGTACGCAAAATGCACATCAGTGACCAAACACAAAAAGCAAATGTTTACAAACGACTGAGTGAAGTTTGTGGTTTAAATGATGAACAAATGCTCTTAAGTTTTATTAATCGCAAAAT TATAACTAATCTTAAGTTTTGGGGCCACTCTGAACAAATCATAACTAAGACACTAATGTTGCTTTCGGATCTATCAGTGCATTTTAACTCTGTTAGAAAACTAGCAAAACTGGAGGAGGTGCAATTCATGTTAACCCACCACACG AGTGAACATTTTCCATTTTTGGGCACCAATTCATCTCTATCGGAAATGCGTTGCCGCACAATGTTCTACACGTCGCTTGGGCGTTTGCTTATGTTCGATTTAGGGGAAGACGAGGAACGTTTCTACAACTTTTTAACGCCTCTAACAa ATCAGTTTGAGTCTCTGGGCACAGTGTTAATGGATTCTAATAGTTTCCCCAACGAGGAAGCTAAGAAGGCAATTATTGGTTTAGCTCGAGATTTGCGCGGTCTAGCTCAACCTTTAAATGCACGTATACCATACACAATGCTTTTTGAATGGCT TTATTACGCCGATTATTTGCCTATCTTAATACGCGCGGTAGAGTTGTGGGCCCATGACCCAGCTGTTACAACTCCAGTACTGAAGTTGTTCGCCGAGCTTGTGCATTGCCGCACTCAACGCCTGCAAGGCAATGTATCCAGTCCAATGGGAATTTTGTTATTCCGGGAAGCGTCTAAACTAATTTGCATTTACGGCAATCGAATATTGCATCTAGATGTCCCTCGAGATCAACAGTATCCGATGCGTTTAAAAGgcatttcaatttgttttttaatcctTAAAAATGCCTTAGGtggtaattatgtaaattttggcGTATTTAAACTATACGGTGATGACACACTTGATAATGTCCTAAATATTGCTGCGAAGCTTATTATGTCTATACAGCAAAACGATTTATTG GAATACCCAAAATTGTCTTCGGCATATTATGGTCTGCTCAACTGTTTGTCACAGGATCATATAACCTTTTTGGCAGGTTTGGAACCGCGAGCATTCGTTTACATATTAGAAAGCCTTTCGAAAGGGCTTTCCGCTTTGG ATTCGACAATTTATATCAGCTGTTGTTCCATATTAGACAGTATCGTATCATATATCTTTAAACAATTGCAATTAAAAGGTACGTATGGATTTTGGTTTCAAATaagaatttctaaaatatatttgtttctaTTATTAGTTTCAACATTCCCAAACAAGAAGTTACGAAATATAACTCCCGAAAATGTACAGTTCCTTGAG GTAGTGGAGATGAACTCAGATTTATTGCAAAACATGATGTCCACATTGTTGAATAATGTTATGGCGGAAGATTGTAGGAATCAGTGGTCGATGTCACGCCCTCTTTTGGTACTCATTCTCCTATATGAAGACTATTTTAG aTCTTTGAAAGATAACATAATCCGTTCGCAACCATTGGATAAACAACAAACAATGGCACAGTGGTTTGATGATCTTATGGTCGGGATAGAACGCAACGTTTCTAGCAAAAATAAAGAGAA ATTTACGCAAAATCTTTCTTCTTTCCGTCGTGATGTTGTTAATTTACCGAAATCATCAAGCTATAATACAG CTTCGAATTCAATTTCAAGAAAAAGCAAAGTAGTTACAAATAAAGAAGTACATGCGAAATATTTCCAG ATAATGCTTACCAAGTATATTCTGAGACGAATTATTCAGTTTCAGTATAATAATTGTTGGAAGGAAAACCTCTTGTTGACACATTTACTGTCCTGCATTTTTTGGGTTAATTTCGATTGGATAACAACTTATTTATACAGATTTAAAATAGAATATAATAAGGagaaattataa
- the Ranbp16 gene encoding ran-binding protein 16 isoform X4 gives MEIQQLEILCKQLYEATDSVIRSDAEKALVAFVSSQDALPKCQMLLERADSSYAQLLAATTLTKLIQGLNLEQRIDIRSYVLNYLANRPNLQHFVVQALVTLLAKITKYGWFDMYKSELIFQNLFEDVKKFLQGSVEHCTIGVQILSQLVLEMNSIIEVDVNLTFSKNRKIATSFRDQQLYDIFLLSCSLLVTARDNSKNLNFMDESQQALISHVLRLTKNCLSFDFIGSSTDESSDDMNSVQIPTSWRPAFLDSNTLKLFFDLYQILPNGLASYSLSCLVQMTSVRRSLFNNSERTKFLTHLVEGVKNILMNLHGLSDPDNYHEFCRLLARLKSNYQLGELIAVPCYPEAIQLIAKFTVQSLQMWQFAPNSVHYLLTLWQRMVASVPYVKSPEPHLLGTYTPEVTKAYIESRLDAVPVIVRDNMEDPLDDLCMVQQQLEQLSVIERCEYDKTCTLLVQHFDQKAREYENLLQTPNANPMDITVHELQLTWLVYIIGSAIVGRLTVNSNDDHDTMDAELVIRVLQLMSLTDARLPQAGCEKLELAILSFLEQVRKMHISDQTQKANVYKRLSEVCGLNDEQMLLSFINRKIITNLKFWGHSEQIITKTLMLLSDLSVHFNSVRKLAKLEEVQFMLTHHTSEHFPFLGTNSSLSEMRCRTMFYTSLGRLLMFDLGEDEERFYNFLTPLTNQFESLGTVLMDSNSFPNEEAKKAIIGLARDLRGLAQPLNARIPYTMLFEWLYYADYLPILIRAVELWAHDPAVTTPVLKLFAELVHCRTQRLQGNVSSPMGILLFREASKLICIYGNRILHLDVPRDQQYPMRLKGISICFLILKNALGGNYVNFGVFKLYGDDTLDNVLNIAAKLIMSIQQNDLLEYPKLSSAYYGLLNCLSQDHITFLAGLEPRAFVYILESLSKGLSALDSTIYISCCSILDSIVSYIFKQLQLKGTYGFWFQIRISKIYLFLLLVSTFPNKKLRNITPENVQFLEVVEMNSDLLQNMMSTLLNNVMAEDCRNQWSMSRPLLVLILLYEDYFRSLKDNIIRSQPLDKQQTMAQWFDDLMVGIERNVSSKNKEKFTQNLSSFRRDVVNLPKSSSYNTDNAYQVYSETNYSVSV, from the exons ATG gAAATACAACAATTAGAAATACTTTGTAAGCAGCTCTATGAGGCCACCGATTCAGTGATACGATCAGATGCTGAAAAGGCTTTAGTAGCTTTCGTGAGTAGTCAAGATGCGCTTCCCAAATGTCAAATGTTATTAGAACGTGCCGATTCTAGCTATGCACAGTTATTAGCTGCTACGACACTAACAAAATTAATACAAGGACTGAATTTGGAACAACGTATTGATATAAG AAGCTATGTATTGAATTATTTGGCTAATCGTCCCAATTTACAACATTTTGTGGTGCAAGCACTTGTTACACTTcttgcaaaaattacaaaatatggaTGGTTCGACATGTACAAGAGcgaattgatttttcaaaatcttttcgaagatgttaaaaaatttttacag GGCTCTGTAGAACATTGCACAATTGGCGTTCAGATTTTATCACAGCTCGTTCTAGAAATGAATTCAATAATTGAGGTTGACGTTAATTTGACTTTTtcgaaaaatagaaaaatcgcCACTTCGTTCCGCGATCAACAActttatgacatttttttacTATCCTGTTCATTATTGGTCACTGCTCGTGAtaacagtaaaaatttaaattttatggatGAATCCCAACAAGC ACTAATATCACACGTTTTGCGATTAACgaaaaactgtttaagctttGACTTTATTGGAAGTTCAACGGATGAGTCATCTGACGATATGAACAGTGTTCAAATACCAACATCTTGGCGACCAGCATTTTTGGATTCTAATACATTAAAGTTGTTTTTCGATCTCTATCAGATACTTCCTAATGGTTTAGCGAGCTATTCACTCTCTTGCCTCGTACAa atgACCTCAGTACGGCGATCCCTTTTTAATAATTCAGAAAGAACAAAATTTCTTACTCATTTAGTAGAAGgagtaaaaaatattcttatgaATCTACAT GGGCTTAGTGATCCCGATAACTATCATGAGTTTTGTCGGCTATTAGCTCGACTCAAGTCTAACTACCAATTAGGTGAACTTATAGCGGTTCCCTGTTATCCGGAAGCAATACAGTTAATTGCTAAATTTACAGTTCAATCGCTACAG ATGTGGCAGTTTGCACCCAACAGTGTACATTATCTGCTCACATTGTGGCAAAGAATGGTGGCATCTGTACCGTATGTTAAATCTCCTGAACCACATTTATTAGGAACCTATACTCCTGAGGTGACAAAGGCTTATATTGAGTCACGTCTAGATGCTGTTCCAGTTATTGTTCGTGATAATATGGAGGATCCTTTGGATGATTTGTGTATGGTTCAACAACAATTAGAGCAATTGTCTGTGATTGAACGTTGTGAATATGACAAAACTTGCACTCTACTTGTTCAGCATTTTGACCAAAAGGCTAGGGAGTATGAAAATTTGCTGCAGACGCCTAACGCCAATCCTATGGATATCACAGTTCATGAACTGCAATTGACATGGCTAGTTTATATAATTGGTTCAGCAATTGTTGGTCGCCTAACAGTTAATTCTAATGATGACCATGATACAATGGATGCGGAATTAGTGATAAGA GTTTTGCAATTAATGAGTTTAACGGACGCGCGTTTACCACAAGCAGGCTGTGAGAAACTCGAACTGGCCATTTTAAGTTTTTTGGAACAAGTACGCAAAATGCACATCAGTGACCAAACACAAAAAGCAAATGTTTACAAACGACTGAGTGAAGTTTGTGGTTTAAATGATGAACAAATGCTCTTAAGTTTTATTAATCGCAAAAT TATAACTAATCTTAAGTTTTGGGGCCACTCTGAACAAATCATAACTAAGACACTAATGTTGCTTTCGGATCTATCAGTGCATTTTAACTCTGTTAGAAAACTAGCAAAACTGGAGGAGGTGCAATTCATGTTAACCCACCACACG AGTGAACATTTTCCATTTTTGGGCACCAATTCATCTCTATCGGAAATGCGTTGCCGCACAATGTTCTACACGTCGCTTGGGCGTTTGCTTATGTTCGATTTAGGGGAAGACGAGGAACGTTTCTACAACTTTTTAACGCCTCTAACAa ATCAGTTTGAGTCTCTGGGCACAGTGTTAATGGATTCTAATAGTTTCCCCAACGAGGAAGCTAAGAAGGCAATTATTGGTTTAGCTCGAGATTTGCGCGGTCTAGCTCAACCTTTAAATGCACGTATACCATACACAATGCTTTTTGAATGGCT TTATTACGCCGATTATTTGCCTATCTTAATACGCGCGGTAGAGTTGTGGGCCCATGACCCAGCTGTTACAACTCCAGTACTGAAGTTGTTCGCCGAGCTTGTGCATTGCCGCACTCAACGCCTGCAAGGCAATGTATCCAGTCCAATGGGAATTTTGTTATTCCGGGAAGCGTCTAAACTAATTTGCATTTACGGCAATCGAATATTGCATCTAGATGTCCCTCGAGATCAACAGTATCCGATGCGTTTAAAAGgcatttcaatttgttttttaatcctTAAAAATGCCTTAGGtggtaattatgtaaattttggcGTATTTAAACTATACGGTGATGACACACTTGATAATGTCCTAAATATTGCTGCGAAGCTTATTATGTCTATACAGCAAAACGATTTATTG GAATACCCAAAATTGTCTTCGGCATATTATGGTCTGCTCAACTGTTTGTCACAGGATCATATAACCTTTTTGGCAGGTTTGGAACCGCGAGCATTCGTTTACATATTAGAAAGCCTTTCGAAAGGGCTTTCCGCTTTGG ATTCGACAATTTATATCAGCTGTTGTTCCATATTAGACAGTATCGTATCATATATCTTTAAACAATTGCAATTAAAAGGTACGTATGGATTTTGGTTTCAAATaagaatttctaaaatatatttgtttctaTTATTAGTTTCAACATTCCCAAACAAGAAGTTACGAAATATAACTCCCGAAAATGTACAGTTCCTTGAG GTAGTGGAGATGAACTCAGATTTATTGCAAAACATGATGTCCACATTGTTGAATAATGTTATGGCGGAAGATTGTAGGAATCAGTGGTCGATGTCACGCCCTCTTTTGGTACTCATTCTCCTATATGAAGACTATTTTAG aTCTTTGAAAGATAACATAATCCGTTCGCAACCATTGGATAAACAACAAACAATGGCACAGTGGTTTGATGATCTTATGGTCGGGATAGAACGCAACGTTTCTAGCAAAAATAAAGAGAA ATTTACGCAAAATCTTTCTTCTTTCCGTCGTGATGTTGTTAATTTACCGAAATCATCAAGCTATAATACAG ATAATGCTTACCAAGTATATTCTGAGACGAATTATTCAGTTTCAGTATAA
- the Ranbp16 gene encoding ran-binding protein 16 isoform X2 has product MEIQQLEILCKQLYEATDSVIRSDAEKALVAFVSSQDALPKCQMLLERADSSYAQLLAATTLTKLIQGLNLEQRIDIRSYVLNYLANRPNLQHFVVQALVTLLAKITKYGWFDMYKSELIFQNLFEDVKKFLQGSVEHCTIGVQILSQLVLEMNSIIEVDVNLTFSKNRKIATSFRDQQLYDIFLLSCSLLVTARDNSKNLNFMDESQQALISHVLRLTKNCLSFDFIGSSTDESSDDMNSVQIPTSWRPAFLDSNTLKLFFDLYQILPNGLASYSLSCLVQMTSVRRSLFNNSERTKFLTHLVEGVKNILMNLHGLSDPDNYHEFCRLLARLKSNYQLGELIAVPCYPEAIQLIAKFTVQSLQMWQFAPNSVHYLLTLWQRMVASVPYVKSPEPHLLGTYTPEVTKAYIESRLDAVPVIVRDNMEDPLDDLCMVQQQLEQLSVIERCEYDKTCTLLVQHFDQKAREYENLLQTPNANPMDITVHELQLTWLVYIIGSAIVGRLTVNSNDDHDTMDAELVIRVLQLMSLTDARLPQAGCEKLELAILSFLEQVRKMHISDQTQKANVYKRLSEVCGLNDEQMLLSFINRKIITNLKFWGHSEQIITKTLMLLSDLSVHFNSVRKLAKLEEVQFMLTHHTSEHFPFLGTNSSLSEMRCRTMFYTSLGRLLMFDLGEDEERFYNFLTPLTNQFESLGTVLMDSNSFPNEEAKKAIIGLARDLRGLAQPLNARIPYTMLFEWLYYADYLPILIRAVELWAHDPAVTTPVLKLFAELVHCRTQRLQGNVSSPMGILLFREASKLICIYGNRILHLDVPRDQQYPMRLKGISICFLILKNALGGNYVNFGVFKLYGDDTLDNVLNIAAKLIMSIQQNDLLEYPKLSSAYYGLLNCLSQDHITFLAGLEPRAFVYILESLSKGLSALDSTIYISCCSILDSIVSYIFKQLQLKVSTFPNKKLRNITPENVQFLEVVEMNSDLLQNMMSTLLNNVMAEDCRNQWSMSRPLLVLILLYEDYFRSLKDNIIRSQPLDKQQTMAQWFDDLMVGIERNVSSKNKEKFTQNLSSFRRDVVNLPKSSSYNTASNSISRKSKVVTNKEVHAKYFQIMLTKYILRRIIQFQYNNCWKENLLLTHLLSCIFWVNFDWITTYLYRFKIEYNKEKL; this is encoded by the exons ATG gAAATACAACAATTAGAAATACTTTGTAAGCAGCTCTATGAGGCCACCGATTCAGTGATACGATCAGATGCTGAAAAGGCTTTAGTAGCTTTCGTGAGTAGTCAAGATGCGCTTCCCAAATGTCAAATGTTATTAGAACGTGCCGATTCTAGCTATGCACAGTTATTAGCTGCTACGACACTAACAAAATTAATACAAGGACTGAATTTGGAACAACGTATTGATATAAG AAGCTATGTATTGAATTATTTGGCTAATCGTCCCAATTTACAACATTTTGTGGTGCAAGCACTTGTTACACTTcttgcaaaaattacaaaatatggaTGGTTCGACATGTACAAGAGcgaattgatttttcaaaatcttttcgaagatgttaaaaaatttttacag GGCTCTGTAGAACATTGCACAATTGGCGTTCAGATTTTATCACAGCTCGTTCTAGAAATGAATTCAATAATTGAGGTTGACGTTAATTTGACTTTTtcgaaaaatagaaaaatcgcCACTTCGTTCCGCGATCAACAActttatgacatttttttacTATCCTGTTCATTATTGGTCACTGCTCGTGAtaacagtaaaaatttaaattttatggatGAATCCCAACAAGC ACTAATATCACACGTTTTGCGATTAACgaaaaactgtttaagctttGACTTTATTGGAAGTTCAACGGATGAGTCATCTGACGATATGAACAGTGTTCAAATACCAACATCTTGGCGACCAGCATTTTTGGATTCTAATACATTAAAGTTGTTTTTCGATCTCTATCAGATACTTCCTAATGGTTTAGCGAGCTATTCACTCTCTTGCCTCGTACAa atgACCTCAGTACGGCGATCCCTTTTTAATAATTCAGAAAGAACAAAATTTCTTACTCATTTAGTAGAAGgagtaaaaaatattcttatgaATCTACAT GGGCTTAGTGATCCCGATAACTATCATGAGTTTTGTCGGCTATTAGCTCGACTCAAGTCTAACTACCAATTAGGTGAACTTATAGCGGTTCCCTGTTATCCGGAAGCAATACAGTTAATTGCTAAATTTACAGTTCAATCGCTACAG ATGTGGCAGTTTGCACCCAACAGTGTACATTATCTGCTCACATTGTGGCAAAGAATGGTGGCATCTGTACCGTATGTTAAATCTCCTGAACCACATTTATTAGGAACCTATACTCCTGAGGTGACAAAGGCTTATATTGAGTCACGTCTAGATGCTGTTCCAGTTATTGTTCGTGATAATATGGAGGATCCTTTGGATGATTTGTGTATGGTTCAACAACAATTAGAGCAATTGTCTGTGATTGAACGTTGTGAATATGACAAAACTTGCACTCTACTTGTTCAGCATTTTGACCAAAAGGCTAGGGAGTATGAAAATTTGCTGCAGACGCCTAACGCCAATCCTATGGATATCACAGTTCATGAACTGCAATTGACATGGCTAGTTTATATAATTGGTTCAGCAATTGTTGGTCGCCTAACAGTTAATTCTAATGATGACCATGATACAATGGATGCGGAATTAGTGATAAGA GTTTTGCAATTAATGAGTTTAACGGACGCGCGTTTACCACAAGCAGGCTGTGAGAAACTCGAACTGGCCATTTTAAGTTTTTTGGAACAAGTACGCAAAATGCACATCAGTGACCAAACACAAAAAGCAAATGTTTACAAACGACTGAGTGAAGTTTGTGGTTTAAATGATGAACAAATGCTCTTAAGTTTTATTAATCGCAAAAT TATAACTAATCTTAAGTTTTGGGGCCACTCTGAACAAATCATAACTAAGACACTAATGTTGCTTTCGGATCTATCAGTGCATTTTAACTCTGTTAGAAAACTAGCAAAACTGGAGGAGGTGCAATTCATGTTAACCCACCACACG AGTGAACATTTTCCATTTTTGGGCACCAATTCATCTCTATCGGAAATGCGTTGCCGCACAATGTTCTACACGTCGCTTGGGCGTTTGCTTATGTTCGATTTAGGGGAAGACGAGGAACGTTTCTACAACTTTTTAACGCCTCTAACAa ATCAGTTTGAGTCTCTGGGCACAGTGTTAATGGATTCTAATAGTTTCCCCAACGAGGAAGCTAAGAAGGCAATTATTGGTTTAGCTCGAGATTTGCGCGGTCTAGCTCAACCTTTAAATGCACGTATACCATACACAATGCTTTTTGAATGGCT TTATTACGCCGATTATTTGCCTATCTTAATACGCGCGGTAGAGTTGTGGGCCCATGACCCAGCTGTTACAACTCCAGTACTGAAGTTGTTCGCCGAGCTTGTGCATTGCCGCACTCAACGCCTGCAAGGCAATGTATCCAGTCCAATGGGAATTTTGTTATTCCGGGAAGCGTCTAAACTAATTTGCATTTACGGCAATCGAATATTGCATCTAGATGTCCCTCGAGATCAACAGTATCCGATGCGTTTAAAAGgcatttcaatttgttttttaatcctTAAAAATGCCTTAGGtggtaattatgtaaattttggcGTATTTAAACTATACGGTGATGACACACTTGATAATGTCCTAAATATTGCTGCGAAGCTTATTATGTCTATACAGCAAAACGATTTATTG GAATACCCAAAATTGTCTTCGGCATATTATGGTCTGCTCAACTGTTTGTCACAGGATCATATAACCTTTTTGGCAGGTTTGGAACCGCGAGCATTCGTTTACATATTAGAAAGCCTTTCGAAAGGGCTTTCCGCTTTGG ATTCGACAATTTATATCAGCTGTTGTTCCATATTAGACAGTATCGTATCATATATCTTTAAACAATTGCAATTAAAAG TTTCAACATTCCCAAACAAGAAGTTACGAAATATAACTCCCGAAAATGTACAGTTCCTTGAG GTAGTGGAGATGAACTCAGATTTATTGCAAAACATGATGTCCACATTGTTGAATAATGTTATGGCGGAAGATTGTAGGAATCAGTGGTCGATGTCACGCCCTCTTTTGGTACTCATTCTCCTATATGAAGACTATTTTAG aTCTTTGAAAGATAACATAATCCGTTCGCAACCATTGGATAAACAACAAACAATGGCACAGTGGTTTGATGATCTTATGGTCGGGATAGAACGCAACGTTTCTAGCAAAAATAAAGAGAA ATTTACGCAAAATCTTTCTTCTTTCCGTCGTGATGTTGTTAATTTACCGAAATCATCAAGCTATAATACAG CTTCGAATTCAATTTCAAGAAAAAGCAAAGTAGTTACAAATAAAGAAGTACATGCGAAATATTTCCAG ATAATGCTTACCAAGTATATTCTGAGACGAATTATTCAGTTTCAGTATAATAATTGTTGGAAGGAAAACCTCTTGTTGACACATTTACTGTCCTGCATTTTTTGGGTTAATTTCGATTGGATAACAACTTATTTATACAGATTTAAAATAGAATATAATAAGGagaaattataa